The following coding sequences lie in one Methylotuvimicrobium alcaliphilum 20Z genomic window:
- the purE gene encoding 5-(carboxyamino)imidazole ribonucleotide mutase → MTVLVGIIMGSTSDWETMQFAAEKLEQFGIAHEVEVVSAHRTPDKLFAYADAAESRGLEVIIAGAGGAAHLPGMVAAKTAVPVLGVPIQSKALNGMDSLLSIVQMPAGIPVGTLAIGKAGAINAALLAAAIVGNKYPEYREAVRHFRQQQTDAVLANADPRSVE, encoded by the coding sequence ATGACTGTTTTAGTTGGAATCATTATGGGGTCGACTTCCGATTGGGAGACGATGCAATTTGCGGCCGAGAAGCTGGAGCAATTCGGTATTGCTCATGAAGTTGAAGTCGTTTCCGCGCATCGAACGCCGGATAAATTATTTGCTTATGCCGATGCTGCGGAAAGCAGAGGTTTGGAAGTGATCATCGCCGGCGCCGGGGGGGCAGCTCATTTGCCGGGCATGGTCGCGGCAAAAACGGCGGTTCCGGTATTGGGTGTACCGATTCAATCCAAAGCGCTCAACGGCATGGATTCTTTATTGTCGATTGTGCAAATGCCGGCGGGTATTCCGGTCGGAACATTGGCGATCGGTAAGGCGGGAGCGATCAATGCGGCTTTGCTAGCGGCGGCAATAGTCGGTAATAAATATCCCGAATACCGGGAAGCTGTGCGCCATTTTAGGCAACAACAGACTGATGCGGTGCTGGCTAATGCCGATCCGAGGAGTGTCGAATAA
- a CDS encoding NAD(P)-dependent methylenetetrahydromethanopterin dehydrogenase, producing MEKRSILHMLDPMPNNSPFDVNMALDAGFDVLIPYSNVKLDGVHGLTQDAIFSRGPNGVKRTGLFIGGRDIGLAIDMLSAAEQAMVPPFEISVFADPSGAFTTAAALVGCVEKELKTKHNLDLKDAKALVFGGTGPVGIATGVIASLEGADTILVDHLSAETANDLAKEYNRRFKSNLKGASASSDEQKAELIADADIIFCTAKAGIQVINGKVLSHAKALKVAGDVNAVPPAGIEGIKSNDFGKPMEHAPNASGVGALAVGNVKYQLQHLLLASMLTTDKPLFLDFRNAFAKAREIL from the coding sequence ATGGAGAAGCGCAGCATCCTGCATATGCTGGACCCGATGCCCAATAATAGCCCTTTCGATGTCAATATGGCTTTGGACGCGGGATTCGATGTTTTAATACCTTACAGCAATGTCAAACTGGACGGCGTTCACGGATTGACGCAAGATGCCATTTTTTCCAGGGGGCCCAACGGTGTGAAGCGCACCGGTCTGTTTATCGGAGGACGGGATATCGGTCTGGCAATAGACATGCTGAGCGCCGCAGAACAAGCGATGGTTCCGCCTTTTGAAATTTCAGTGTTCGCCGATCCCAGCGGTGCATTCACAACCGCTGCAGCATTAGTCGGTTGCGTCGAAAAAGAACTGAAGACCAAGCATAACCTTGACTTGAAAGACGCCAAAGCATTGGTATTCGGCGGCACCGGTCCAGTCGGGATTGCCACCGGAGTCATCGCTTCGCTAGAAGGCGCGGATACAATATTAGTCGACCATCTTTCAGCCGAAACCGCCAACGATTTAGCCAAAGAATATAATAGACGCTTCAAATCTAATCTAAAAGGTGCCAGCGCTTCGTCTGACGAACAAAAAGCCGAACTGATCGCCGATGCCGATATCATCTTCTGTACCGCGAAAGCCGGAATACAAGTCATCAACGGCAAAGTACTGAGCCATGCCAAAGCACTTAAAGTGGCAGGCGATGTCAATGCGGTCCCGCCGGCCGGTATCGAAGGCATAAAATCCAATGATTTTGGCAAACCCATGGAACACGCGCCTAACGCTAGCGGCGTCGGCGCACTAGCAGTCGGTAATGTTAAATATCAGTTACAACACCTGCTGTTAGCATCGATGCTGACTACCGATAAACCTTTATTTTTAGACTTTAGAAATGCCTTTGCCAAAGCCAGGGAAATTTTATAA
- the gltA gene encoding citrate synthase — translation MTNHNQVTIRNEDDRISCDLPVLQGTIGPDVIDIRTLYRDTGVFTYDPGFTSTASCSSKITFIDGDKGILLYRGYPIEQLAEKCDFMEVCYLLLHDELPNGRQMQEFVNDITYHTMVHDQLTDFYKGFRRDAHPMATIVAVVGALSAFYHHELDIRCPIDRNLSAIRLIAKMPTIVAMSHKYSSGMPFMYPQNKLGYVENFMYMMHATPCEDYVQNPILVRAMDRILILHADHEQNASTSTVRLAGSSGANPYACITSGIACLWGAAHGGANEAVLRMLLEIGDVSRIGEFIDKAKDKNDPFRLMGFGHRVYKNYDPRAKLMRETCHEVLNELGLHDDPLFKLALELERIALEDEYFIEKKLYPNVDFYSGIVMRALGIPTVMFTAIFAMARSIGWIAHWDEMISDDEQKIGRPRQLYKGHTQRDVVSISAR, via the coding sequence ATGACAAACCACAACCAAGTAACGATACGAAATGAGGACGACCGGATTTCATGTGATCTACCTGTTCTACAAGGTACTATCGGTCCCGATGTCATCGATATCCGAACGCTCTACCGCGATACCGGCGTATTCACATACGACCCAGGCTTCACATCCACCGCCAGCTGCAGCTCTAAGATCACATTCATTGACGGCGACAAGGGAATTCTTCTTTATCGAGGCTACCCTATCGAACAACTCGCCGAAAAATGCGATTTCATGGAGGTTTGCTACTTATTATTACATGATGAATTGCCGAATGGCCGGCAAATGCAAGAGTTTGTCAATGACATCACTTATCACACAATGGTACATGATCAACTGACCGACTTTTATAAGGGATTCCGCCGCGACGCCCATCCGATGGCGACCATTGTGGCCGTTGTCGGTGCGCTATCCGCGTTTTATCACCATGAACTGGATATTCGATGTCCGATAGACCGAAACTTGTCCGCCATCCGCCTCATCGCCAAAATGCCGACGATCGTTGCGATGAGCCACAAATATAGTAGCGGCATGCCGTTCATGTACCCGCAAAACAAATTGGGTTATGTCGAAAACTTCATGTATATGATGCATGCGACACCTTGCGAAGACTATGTGCAAAACCCTATTTTAGTCAGAGCAATGGACAGAATTTTGATTCTGCATGCCGATCACGAACAAAATGCATCAACCTCCACGGTCAGGCTGGCCGGCTCTTCCGGCGCCAACCCTTATGCTTGCATTACCTCCGGCATTGCTTGTCTATGGGGAGCCGCTCACGGAGGCGCTAACGAAGCCGTACTTAGAATGCTGCTCGAAATCGGCGATGTTTCGAGAATCGGCGAATTCATCGACAAAGCGAAGGATAAAAACGATCCGTTTAGATTAATGGGCTTCGGACACCGGGTTTATAAAAATTACGACCCGCGCGCCAAACTCATGCGCGAAACCTGCCATGAAGTGCTTAACGAACTCGGACTCCATGACGATCCGCTATTCAAGTTGGCACTGGAATTGGAACGCATCGCATTGGAAGACGAGTACTTCATCGAGAAAAAACTCTATCCGAATGTCGATTTTTATTCCGGCATCGTCATGAGAGCTCTGGGCATTCCAACAGTGATGTTCACGGCCATTTTCGCGATGGCCCGCTCAATCGGCTGGATTGCTCACTGGGATGAAATGATTTCCGACGATGAACAAAAAATCGGGCGTCCGCGCCAGCTATACAAAGGTCACACACAGCGCGATGTCGTTTCAATCAGCGCGCGTTAA
- a CDS encoding 5-formyltetrahydrofolate cyclo-ligase codes for MQTAKAQQRRKAYDARNAQRDKDAVSREIIDKFLEHAAYRRAMTVMFYLHCRSEVRTRDRVREQLSGDKQVVVPYCTKDADGQNRLGLWKLEDLQELQPGTWGILEPPKERWGEPGKEITPEALDLVMVPGVAFDRRGGRLGNGAGYYDRLLKSVGKDTVLIGVCFEAQIMPEVIMEAHDVYMDYVITEAAIYKGRGRF; via the coding sequence ATGCAAACAGCAAAAGCCCAACAGCGGCGAAAAGCTTATGATGCCCGGAACGCTCAGCGAGATAAGGATGCGGTGAGCCGGGAGATAATCGATAAATTCCTAGAGCATGCGGCTTACCGGCGGGCCATGACGGTCATGTTTTACTTACATTGCCGCTCCGAAGTTAGAACGCGCGATAGGGTTCGCGAACAGTTGTCGGGCGATAAGCAGGTAGTTGTTCCTTATTGCACCAAGGATGCCGACGGTCAAAACCGATTGGGTCTTTGGAAGCTCGAGGACTTGCAAGAATTGCAGCCTGGGACGTGGGGCATACTCGAGCCGCCGAAAGAACGGTGGGGGGAGCCTGGAAAGGAAATAACGCCCGAAGCTTTGGATTTAGTCATGGTTCCGGGTGTTGCTTTCGATAGAAGAGGAGGGCGTTTAGGCAATGGCGCCGGTTATTACGATCGTTTATTGAAAAGTGTCGGAAAAGATACGGTGCTAATCGGAGTCTGTTTCGAAGCGCAGATAATGCCGGAAGTTATCATGGAGGCGCACGATGTTTATATGGATTATGTCATAACCGAAGCTGCAATTTATAAAGGTAGAGGGAGATTTTGA
- a CDS encoding OmpA/MotB family protein, translated as MNKDPFFKLQSSQTFEELMEDSHKPGNQNWLISYLDVFVLILMFIITLIALSDFSVETEPKALITTPQPIKKPKPALPKAERIIKEPPPAIETKPESAVAPFIGPPKPQIEKPEEAIVSEKITLDIEPEETFLMPEPETTPQETLQSKLSEKLEQMGLDKSVAIKVTEDYAQLEIQDNILFESSQANLTDPGKHLLDDLVPLLQQAVGLIFIEGHTDNRPIKTVQFPSNWELGAARATSVLHYLTTQGLESTRMRAVTYADTQPIADNDTPEGREMNRRVNILIKVKEQTSP; from the coding sequence ATGAATAAAGACCCTTTTTTCAAACTGCAGTCTTCGCAAACATTTGAAGAATTGATGGAAGACAGCCATAAGCCGGGAAATCAAAACTGGCTAATCAGCTATCTCGACGTATTCGTATTGATTCTAATGTTCATCATTACGCTCATAGCGCTCAGCGATTTTTCTGTCGAAACCGAACCCAAGGCATTGATTACCACTCCGCAACCGATAAAAAAACCTAAACCGGCCTTACCCAAAGCCGAACGGATTATCAAAGAACCGCCTCCGGCTATCGAAACGAAGCCCGAGTCGGCTGTTGCACCATTCATAGGCCCTCCCAAACCCCAGATTGAAAAACCTGAGGAAGCGATTGTTAGCGAAAAAATAACGCTCGACATTGAACCGGAAGAAACTTTTTTAATGCCCGAGCCCGAAACAACGCCACAGGAAACACTACAATCAAAACTATCGGAAAAACTCGAACAAATGGGCTTGGATAAGTCGGTAGCGATCAAGGTAACGGAGGATTACGCACAACTGGAAATCCAAGACAATATTTTATTCGAGTCGTCGCAAGCCAACCTGACCGACCCGGGCAAACATTTACTCGACGATCTAGTACCTTTGTTACAACAGGCTGTCGGATTGATTTTCATCGAAGGCCATACCGATAATCGTCCGATCAAAACCGTTCAATTTCCGTCAAACTGGGAATTAGGTGCCGCTAGAGCCACAAGTGTTTTGCACTACTTGACGACACAAGGCCTTGAGAGTACTCGAATGCGCGCAGTGACTTACGCAGACACGCAACCGATTGCCGACAACGATACCCCCGAAGGCCGAGAAATGAATCGACGCGTGAATATTTTGATTAAGGTTAAGGAACAAACCTCTCCATGA
- a CDS encoding bifunctional 4-hydroxy-2-oxoglutarate aldolase/2-dehydro-3-deoxy-phosphogluconate aldolase, translating into MTQNNWKLHPSAVLNAGPVMPVMVIKNIEDAVPLAQALIEGGIKVLEITLRTPVALDAIKLISEQVKDAIVGVGTVTTPEQLQAAENAGAVFAISPGLTPTLLKAATKSNIALIPGISTISELMLGMEYGLDHFKFFPAAAAGGVNMLKGIAGPIPSVTFCPTGGISASNYNEYLSLPNVACVGGSWLAPDDAVAAKDWPRITELAKTAIENAVKK; encoded by the coding sequence ATGACACAGAACAATTGGAAACTTCACCCCTCCGCAGTGCTGAATGCGGGCCCCGTCATGCCCGTCATGGTCATCAAAAATATCGAAGACGCAGTGCCTCTGGCGCAAGCATTGATCGAGGGCGGCATCAAAGTCCTTGAAATCACGTTACGGACCCCGGTTGCGCTCGATGCCATTAAGCTCATCAGCGAACAAGTCAAAGATGCCATTGTTGGCGTAGGCACAGTCACCACTCCGGAGCAATTGCAGGCCGCCGAAAATGCCGGTGCCGTATTTGCGATTAGCCCCGGACTGACGCCGACATTATTGAAAGCCGCGACGAAAAGTAACATCGCATTAATTCCTGGAATATCAACGATCTCAGAACTCATGTTAGGCATGGAATACGGCCTGGATCACTTTAAGTTTTTTCCTGCGGCTGCAGCCGGCGGCGTCAATATGCTCAAAGGTATTGCCGGCCCCATTCCTTCAGTAACATTCTGCCCAACCGGAGGAATATCGGCGAGTAACTATAACGAGTATCTAAGCTTACCGAATGTTGCCTGTGTTGGCGGATCCTGGTTAGCACCGGATGATGCCGTCGCCGCCAAAGACTGGCCCAGAATTACCGAATTAGCTAAAACCGCAATCGAGAATGCCGTAAAAAAATAA
- the edd gene encoding phosphogluconate dehydratase yields the protein MHPILNSVTEEIIERSRESRALYLARVDSASKKGPHRSVLGCGNLAHGFAACAATEKADLAGDQKANVAIVSAYNDMLSAHEPYKDFPNLIKDAAKEAGGVAQFAGGVPAMCDGVTQGQPGMELSLFSRDVIAMSTAISLSHNMFDAALYLGVCDKIVPGLLIGALSFGHLPAIFVPAGPMTSGITNKEKARTRQKYAEGKIGRKELLESESKAYHGPGTCTFYGTANSNQMMVEIMGLHLPGSSFINPYTPLRDELTKAATKQVLKFTALGNDFRPIGHVVDEKAIVNAIVGLLATGGSTNHTMHLVAIARTAGIVINWDDFDNLSKVVPLIAKIYPNGPADVNHFQAAGGMGVLIGELLRNGLLHEDTITVADEQGMQHYTQEPKLIDGQLTWEPSPAASLDPEVLSTVEKPFAKSGGLHVMHGNLGRGISKVSAVKEEHQIVEAPAIVFDDQDDLMEAFKRGELEKDFIAVIRFQGPKSNGMPELHKLTPPLGLLQDKGFKVALVTDGRMSGASGKVPSAIHMCPECADGGPLAKVRNGDMIRLNAQTGEINVLVDNTEFNARRPAANHAKDHHHGMGRELFAGFRLNASSAETGATNVFIND from the coding sequence ATGCATCCTATTCTTAATTCAGTTACCGAAGAGATTATCGAACGCAGCCGTGAAAGCCGCGCCTTATATTTAGCTAGAGTTGATTCGGCGTCAAAAAAAGGCCCTCATCGCTCGGTGCTTGGCTGCGGCAACCTCGCGCATGGCTTCGCAGCTTGTGCCGCTACGGAAAAAGCAGACCTAGCCGGCGACCAAAAAGCCAATGTCGCAATCGTATCCGCATATAACGACATGCTATCGGCCCACGAGCCCTATAAAGATTTTCCCAATCTAATCAAAGATGCAGCGAAAGAAGCCGGCGGCGTCGCACAATTTGCCGGCGGCGTTCCTGCGATGTGCGACGGCGTCACGCAAGGCCAACCCGGCATGGAGCTTTCATTGTTCAGCCGTGACGTCATAGCGATGTCGACCGCAATTAGCTTAAGCCACAACATGTTCGACGCCGCCCTATATTTGGGAGTTTGCGATAAAATCGTACCCGGCTTATTAATAGGCGCATTGAGCTTCGGTCATCTGCCAGCCATATTCGTGCCTGCCGGCCCGATGACCAGCGGCATTACCAACAAAGAAAAAGCACGCACCCGCCAAAAATACGCCGAAGGCAAAATCGGACGAAAGGAACTGCTTGAATCCGAATCGAAAGCCTACCACGGCCCCGGCACTTGCACTTTTTACGGTACCGCGAACAGCAACCAAATGATGGTTGAAATCATGGGTCTGCATCTACCCGGAAGTTCGTTCATCAATCCTTATACGCCGCTACGTGACGAACTGACTAAAGCGGCTACCAAGCAGGTACTGAAATTCACGGCACTGGGCAACGATTTCCGCCCCATCGGTCATGTCGTCGACGAAAAAGCCATCGTCAATGCCATTGTCGGCCTGCTCGCAACCGGCGGCTCTACGAACCATACGATGCATTTAGTAGCCATCGCGCGCACGGCGGGCATCGTGATCAACTGGGACGATTTCGACAATCTATCGAAAGTTGTGCCGTTAATCGCCAAAATCTATCCGAACGGACCCGCCGATGTGAATCATTTCCAAGCGGCCGGCGGTATGGGTGTGTTGATCGGAGAGCTATTACGCAACGGCTTGCTGCACGAAGACACCATCACTGTCGCCGACGAACAGGGTATGCAGCACTATACGCAGGAACCCAAACTCATCGACGGTCAATTAACTTGGGAGCCTTCACCGGCTGCCTCCCTTGATCCCGAAGTATTGTCTACCGTGGAAAAACCTTTTGCCAAGAGCGGTGGCTTACATGTCATGCATGGCAATTTGGGACGCGGCATATCGAAAGTTTCCGCAGTGAAAGAAGAACATCAAATCGTCGAAGCACCGGCCATTGTCTTCGATGATCAAGATGACCTAATGGAGGCCTTCAAGCGCGGCGAACTGGAAAAGGATTTTATTGCGGTCATACGATTCCAAGGCCCGAAATCCAACGGCATGCCGGAACTGCATAAACTGACTCCGCCACTGGGTTTATTACAAGACAAAGGGTTCAAAGTAGCTCTAGTAACAGACGGACGCATGTCCGGCGCCTCAGGCAAAGTCCCCTCGGCAATTCATATGTGTCCGGAATGTGCGGACGGCGGTCCACTGGCAAAAGTTCGCAATGGTGATATGATTCGTTTAAATGCTCAAACCGGCGAAATCAATGTATTGGTCGACAATACCGAATTCAATGCCCGCCGCCCGGCCGCAAACCATGCCAAAGACCATCATCACGGCATGGGCCGTGAATTGTTCGCAGGCTTTCGTTTAAATGCCTCTTCGGCGGAAACCGGGGCAACCAACGTGTTTATCAACGACTAA
- a CDS encoding NAD(P)-dependent methylenetetrahydromethanopterin dehydrogenase, with protein sequence MEKPFILHMLTTAKNLSPFDVNMALDAGWVSAIPYINVEPSEVRGLVQDAIFSRSPKSLKKTGIFIGGRDTKQALDMLKTAKNSMVPPFEVSVFADPSGAFTTAAGMVAAVEHELQKNFNTSLEGKNVLALGGTGPVGQAAAVIAAQAGAKVRIIGRQLEKAQRIADLCSNEFGEGTIQIMAGADADKAEFMKTADIVFATGAAGIELLSAEQIASAPQLKVAADVNAVPPSGIAGLDAFHNGAPLPGSKSGAVGIGALAIGNVKYQAQNKLLKTMLDAEKPVYLHFTHAFEVARDFIKTKA encoded by the coding sequence GTGGAAAAACCATTTATTTTACATATGCTCACAACCGCTAAAAACCTAAGTCCGTTCGACGTCAATATGGCGCTCGACGCGGGCTGGGTTTCGGCAATACCTTACATCAATGTAGAACCCAGCGAAGTACGCGGCCTAGTACAAGATGCTATTTTTTCACGCAGCCCTAAAAGCTTGAAAAAAACCGGCATTTTTATCGGCGGCAGGGATACCAAACAAGCGCTCGATATGCTTAAAACCGCCAAAAACTCGATGGTCCCGCCTTTTGAAGTCTCCGTTTTCGCCGACCCGAGCGGTGCATTTACGACGGCAGCCGGCATGGTTGCAGCGGTTGAACACGAATTGCAAAAAAATTTCAACACCTCTCTTGAAGGCAAAAACGTGCTCGCCTTGGGCGGTACCGGACCGGTAGGTCAAGCAGCTGCTGTTATCGCCGCTCAGGCCGGTGCAAAAGTCAGAATCATCGGACGCCAACTCGAAAAAGCTCAGCGTATTGCCGATCTTTGCAGCAACGAATTCGGCGAAGGTACTATCCAAATCATGGCCGGCGCGGATGCGGACAAAGCTGAATTTATGAAAACTGCCGATATCGTCTTCGCTACCGGAGCCGCCGGAATCGAACTCTTAAGTGCCGAGCAAATCGCTTCGGCGCCGCAATTAAAAGTCGCGGCCGATGTCAACGCCGTTCCGCCATCAGGAATCGCCGGACTCGACGCATTCCATAACGGTGCGCCTCTGCCCGGATCGAAAAGCGGCGCAGTCGGCATTGGCGCACTGGCTATCGGCAATGTGAAATACCAAGCACAAAACAAACTGCTCAAAACTATGCTCGATGCCGAAAAACCGGTCTACTTGCATTTTACCCATGCATTCGAAGTTGCCCGGGACTTCATCAAAACCAAAGCCTAA
- a CDS encoding motility protein A — protein MKKSNLLNHTFQNTKKKLNYSTALGFLCGIVLCLFIGLYAANDSKSFMNWTGLFIVVVGTIASVLLSYPLRDIINGLKSVKLIFVYESLNPQHEADEIINVSKMWFTRNFMAIENIIDTINNPYLKTGFQLVVDQTPVDDILSLLKWRIARLKAKEKAEANIFHSMATFAPAFGMLGTLIGLINMLQIIDMRDIGAITFNMGVSLITTFYGLILANLVFTPIAIKLERRTEHRVMIMSMVMEGITLIADNRSPSFVRETLKSFIAHYDNELKIDE, from the coding sequence ATGAAAAAAAGCAACTTGCTAAACCACACTTTTCAGAATACTAAAAAGAAACTAAATTACTCGACTGCTCTAGGCTTTTTATGCGGCATAGTGCTGTGCTTATTTATCGGTCTTTATGCAGCCAATGACTCCAAATCATTCATGAATTGGACTGGGCTCTTTATTGTCGTTGTCGGCACGATTGCTTCGGTGCTGTTGAGCTACCCCTTAAGAGATATCATTAACGGATTAAAATCGGTCAAACTGATTTTTGTTTATGAAAGCCTGAACCCTCAACATGAAGCCGATGAGATCATTAATGTTTCGAAAATGTGGTTCACTCGAAACTTCATGGCCATTGAAAACATTATCGATACGATCAATAACCCTTATCTGAAAACCGGCTTTCAATTGGTTGTCGACCAAACGCCTGTCGATGATATTTTATCGCTATTGAAATGGCGGATCGCTAGACTAAAAGCCAAGGAAAAAGCCGAAGCTAATATTTTTCACAGCATGGCAACCTTTGCACCGGCCTTCGGCATGCTGGGCACGTTGATCGGCTTGATTAACATGCTGCAAATCATCGACATGAGGGATATTGGCGCCATTACCTTCAACATGGGGGTTTCTCTAATCACGACATTTTACGGTTTGATACTAGCCAATCTCGTTTTTACCCCGATCGCAATCAAACTAGAAAGACGCACCGAACATCGCGTCATGATTATGAGCATGGTCATGGAGGGCATCACCTTAATCGCCGACAATCGCAGCCCTTCTTTTGTAAGGGAAACGCTCAAATCATTTATTGCTCATTATGATAATGAACTGAAAATCGATGAATAA
- a CDS encoding 5-(carboxyamino)imidazole ribonucleotide synthase gives MMIGILGGGQLARMLALAGKPLGLQFMFLDPADEACASELGEHLQGDYTDRALLAQMAERCDVVTYEFENVPVEIIDFIAEKTPVYPSAKALAVGQDRLTEKNFFRKLGIATAPYYAVDSFERLQEVMPEIGWPAILKTRRFGYDGKGQAISRSAADLQQAWRELEGSPVIVEGFVPFRREVSIIAARNISGAIVYYPLSENQHRGGILRLAKSCDNDPLQSQAESMIARLLEALDYVGVLALELFDLDGHLVANEFAPRVHNSGHWTIEGSETSQFENHLRAILDQPLGNTKTRGFAAMQNFIGGVPSLKEVLALSEVHMHLYNKTPRKGRKVAHATIRSDTPEALSGRIAALAKLAEQTDDS, from the coding sequence ATGATGATTGGTATCTTGGGTGGCGGGCAATTGGCAAGAATGCTGGCATTGGCCGGAAAACCCTTAGGCTTGCAATTCATGTTTTTGGATCCGGCGGACGAGGCTTGTGCTAGCGAATTAGGCGAGCATTTGCAAGGTGACTATACGGATCGTGCTCTGTTGGCGCAAATGGCCGAACGTTGCGATGTGGTGACTTACGAATTCGAAAACGTTCCTGTCGAGATTATCGATTTTATCGCTGAAAAAACGCCTGTTTATCCATCGGCTAAGGCCTTGGCGGTTGGTCAGGACCGCTTGACCGAAAAGAATTTTTTTCGAAAGCTGGGTATTGCGACCGCGCCTTATTATGCTGTCGATAGTTTCGAGCGCCTGCAGGAAGTTATGCCGGAAATTGGTTGGCCGGCGATTTTGAAGACTCGAAGATTTGGCTATGACGGTAAAGGTCAAGCCATTTCCCGTTCCGCGGCCGATTTACAGCAAGCTTGGCGGGAACTGGAAGGCTCGCCGGTCATTGTCGAAGGTTTCGTGCCGTTTCGCCGAGAGGTTTCTATCATCGCCGCGCGCAATATTTCAGGAGCTATCGTTTATTATCCATTGTCGGAAAACCAGCATCGAGGCGGTATTCTTCGTTTGGCCAAGAGTTGCGATAACGATCCGTTGCAGTCGCAAGCCGAATCGATGATTGCAAGATTGCTGGAAGCCTTGGATTATGTTGGCGTACTGGCGCTAGAGTTGTTCGATCTCGACGGGCATCTAGTCGCTAACGAATTTGCACCGCGCGTGCATAATTCGGGTCATTGGACAATCGAAGGCTCCGAAACCAGCCAATTTGAAAACCATTTACGCGCGATACTCGATCAACCCTTGGGCAACACCAAGACACGCGGTTTTGCCGCGATGCAAAACTTTATAGGCGGCGTGCCGAGCCTGAAAGAGGTGTTGGCTCTGTCCGAAGTTCACATGCATTTATATAATAAGACGCCAAGAAAAGGCCGTAAAGTCGCGCATGCCACAATCAGATCGGATACTCCGGAAGCTTTATCCGGGCGGATAGCGGCGTTGGCAAAGCTGGCCGAGCAGACCGACGATTCTTGA
- a CDS encoding response regulator, which translates to MIKVLLVDDHEIVRSGVEALLNKAGDIQVVAVAKTGEESVEAVTELHPDVVVMDISMPGIGGVEACRRILQDNPDMKIIVLSVCNDGPIPLQLLKMGVLGFISKSSPVDEMVAAIRKIMAGQRYLCAEVANNLAFMKLPGNNSPFSKLSQRESEVVSLILQGKTIKEMSGMLTLSDKTINTYRYRLYDKLKVKNDVELTRLAIKFDYIDSASI; encoded by the coding sequence ATGATAAAAGTTTTGCTTGTTGATGATCATGAAATTGTTCGTTCCGGAGTTGAAGCGCTTTTAAATAAAGCCGGTGATATTCAGGTTGTGGCGGTGGCAAAAACCGGTGAGGAGAGCGTCGAGGCGGTGACGGAGTTGCATCCTGATGTGGTAGTCATGGATATCAGCATGCCGGGCATTGGCGGCGTTGAAGCTTGTCGGCGAATTCTGCAAGATAATCCGGATATGAAGATTATTGTGCTGTCTGTTTGTAACGACGGACCGATACCGCTGCAGCTTTTGAAAATGGGGGTGTTAGGCTTTATTTCCAAAAGTTCGCCAGTCGATGAAATGGTCGCCGCGATTCGAAAAATTATGGCCGGGCAGCGTTATTTATGCGCGGAGGTAGCTAACAATTTAGCATTCATGAAGTTGCCCGGTAATAATTCTCCTTTCTCAAAGCTTTCCCAAAGGGAATCGGAAGTGGTTTCGTTAATTCTGCAAGGCAAAACGATAAAAGAAATGTCGGGTATGCTGACGCTTAGCGATAAAACGATTAACACTTACCGCTATCGGCTTTACGATAAATTAAAAGTGAAGAACGATGTCGAATTAACGCGGCTTGCCATCAAATTCGATTATATCGATTCCGCATCGATTTAA